Part of the Gemmatimonadota bacterium genome, TTTACTCCTGACTGAGCCGCGGCAACAACGATATCCCGATGCGGAATGGGATAGGTGCAAACACTCACGATATCCAGCTTCTCAGTATCCAGCATTTCCCGCCAATCTGTGTACAGACCCGGAACATCCCATTTGCCTCCAAAACTCTGTCGGCGTTCATCATCCCGATCTGCTGCTGCGACAATACGGGTTCGGTCACAGTGATTGTAACAACCCGCATGGGTGTTCGGCGTTCCGCGATGTGCTTCCTGTTCCAGTAGGCTTGAAATCCTGCCACAGCCGATAACACCAACGTTATAAACTTGCATAGAAAGCTCCGGGGAAAATTGTGGGAAGAACTCGTTTTCAAGATCTCAGATCACAATCCAAACAAAGATTTCTACCTTCATCATTGTACCTTCTCGCCTGCTTTCCCGCGGTCTTCCTGCCGCTCCAGCGGCAGTTCTTGCATAAATGTCCACTGACGGTCCCCCAGCTTTTGAAGCTGCGATTCGTCGAGTTCCATCCCTAGACCCGGACCTTTAGGCACGAGAAGGTAGCCATTTTCGTACTGGACCCGGTGTTTGACAACGTCGTCAATGTAGAGTTGCGCGCCAGCCGCATCGCCAGGGTAATCGAGGTTGGATACCGATGCGCCCAGATGCGCCTGCGCGGAGGTCCCAATAGAAAGTTCCTGAGTTGTGCCAATCAAGGTGGAGATTCCGGTGGCCTGTGCTATGGCGAAGATCTGGCGCGATCGTTTGATGCCCTGGTGGCAGGTCGCAATATTGAAGATGTCGACAGCCTGTCCTTCCGCGAAAGCAATGGCCTGGGTCTCGTCGCTGACATGCTCACTGACCGGGAACCGGATGCGCTCACGCACCTTTGCTTTGCCCGGGATGTCGGGTGCGGGACTTTCAACCAGGATCGGCTCGACCCACTGCAGACGCTCAACGGCGGCTACGCACGACTTCCAATCAAGTCGGCGGCTGAAGTCCAGTGATTTAACTTTGAATCGATCTCCATAACGATCGCGACACTCATGTAAGATCTGATTGTCGATTTCGAGGTTTCCACCCACGTAAAATCGGAACAGGTCAAATCCCAGCTCGAGCATTCGACCGACTCGCTCGACGTTGGGTGCGACGTCCGCCTCTTCGAATTGTCGAAAGATGGGGTAGCAGATTTTGTAGCGATCTCGGTAAGCACCTCCATAGAGGTCGTGAATTGGAATGCCCAAGCTCTTGGCCCGAAGGTCGTGAATCGCAATGTCCACACCTGCGCCAATCTGTCCCTTATATCCGTCGACGATCGGATCGATGGCGGTTGGATCGGATGGATCGATTCCGATCAACGATTTCCGAAGTATATACTCGAGATGGTTGATGTCGGGTATGTTTCGGGTACTGAGGTCGGACATTTCGCCCGCACCGACTATACCATCGTCTGAGATGATACGGATGATAATGTGAGGACTGAGCGTACCGTTCTCTCGTCTTGTTCCGACTGCAAATAGATCGAGTTCTTTAATGGTCAAAGCAGACTCCTTTCATCGA contains:
- a CDS encoding muconate cycloisomerase is translated as MTIKELDLFAVGTRRENGTLSPHIIIRIISDDGIVGAGEMSDLSTRNIPDINHLEYILRKSLIGIDPSDPTAIDPIVDGYKGQIGAGVDIAIHDLRAKSLGIPIHDLYGGAYRDRYKICYPIFRQFEEADVAPNVERVGRMLELGFDLFRFYVGGNLEIDNQILHECRDRYGDRFKVKSLDFSRRLDWKSCVAAVERLQWVEPILVESPAPDIPGKAKVRERIRFPVSEHVSDETQAIAFAEGQAVDIFNIATCHQGIKRSRQIFAIAQATGISTLIGTTQELSIGTSAQAHLGASVSNLDYPGDAAGAQLYIDDVVKHRVQYENGYLLVPKGPGLGMELDESQLQKLGDRQWTFMQELPLERQEDRGKAGEKVQ